The Aspergillus chevalieri M1 DNA, chromosome 5, nearly complete sequence genome includes a region encoding these proteins:
- the AKR1 gene encoding ankyrin repeat domain-containing DHHC palmitoyltransferase family protein (COG:S;~EggNog:ENOG410PH8P;~InterPro:IPR002110,IPR036770,IPR001594,IPR020683;~PFAM:PF13857,PF12796,PF00023,PF13606,PF01529;~TransMembrane:6 (i303-322o328-345i365-383o395-414i493-515o548-569i);~go_function: GO:0005515 - protein binding [Evidence IEA];~go_function: GO:0016409 - palmitoyltransferase activity [Evidence IEA]) → MSEPQSRGSNAAGAASNSPQNANGKGTPPKASPHDANVELKTKNPERAGVKGSIPLGEDIMQIARIGEISAMQRIFEEKKLTANHKDEEGITPLHWAAINNQFGMCKFLLDSGADVNAKGGESVATPAMWAAQRCHYYIVHLLLQRGADPLLTDVQGYNILHLATIDGNAFLLVLLLHQEIPVDVIDQQGHTGLMWAAYKGFPACVDLFLRWGANANAVDEGGLTPLHWALVKGSLPCVQKLIEYGADRFAETRDGKAPATVASEMNTMRVWYRALDECGYEFDGNPKALPMGLGSWVRNKSIMSKFFFLWPFLMVFVATWILSNMPIYASIPAILITVFGLQYVAQKAASKGPSEYRVLQRTPYLSGVFAGSLFWVCVRYVLNVLPVTYSTNPILNVFFSLSFITTTYFYIISMIEDPGYVPKLGSRNQQRSVIAELFELWKFDEENFCVFCMIRKPLRSKHCRRCGRCVAKHDHHCPWIDNCVGANNLRHFVLYIVCLEIGITLFVLLTVSYIKILPAPSELTCSVINDTLCSYVLRDPFTLILDLWISIQLVWITMLCAVQLVQVSRNQTTYENMRGHSIDRSYPSSRALASAMTAGTTSFDAAGLSASGQGPNPHGRVRKHGCIQQWSSLLGVDAFFATARDGLRDGPRAARPRNPFSRGIVTNCRDFWCDPAPYFGRRESGAAMLEGEIVNYNRMYETPMRMRGGGGSGFGGAYQSVAGEDHV, encoded by the exons ATGTCTGAACCGCAAAGCAGGGGTAGTAACGCTGCGGGCGCGGCTTCAAATTCGCCGCAAAACGCCAACGGGAAAGGGACACCTCCGAAGGCGTCGCCGCACGATGCCAATGTTGAACTTAAGACCAAGAACCCGGAACGCGCAGGTGTGAAGGGATCGATTCCGCTCGGGGAGGATATCATGCAGATTGCCCGGATAGGGGAGATTTCGGCCATGCAAAGGATATTCGAGGAGAAGAAATTGACAGCCAACCACAAGGATGAGGAAGGAATCACACCGTTACAT TGGGCCGCGATCAACAATCAATTTGGGATGTGCAAGTTCTTGTTGGACTCCGGAGCGGATGTTAACGCCAAAGGAGGGGAGTCCGTCGCCACGCCGGCGATGTGGGCTGCTCAACGCTGCCATTACTATATCGTTCACCTTCTGCTTCAGCGCGGCGCGGATCCTCTTCTTACCGACGTTCAGGGTTACAACATCTTACATCTGGCAACCATCGACGGAAATGCGTTTTTACTCGTGCTGCTTCTACACCAAGAGATCCCGGTGGATGTTATAGATCAACAAGGCCATACCGGGCTGATGTGGGCGGCATACAAAGGGTTCCCAGCATGCGTAGACTTGTTTTTGCGCTGGGGCGCCAATGCCAATGCAGTCGATGAGGGTGGGCTGACTCCTCTCCATTGGGCGTTGGTGAAGGGATCGCTGCCCTGCGTTCAAAAACTCATCGAGTATGGTGCGGATCGGTTCGCAGAGACGAGGGATGGCAAGGCACCGGCAACGGTGGCTTCGGAGATGAACACTATGCGAGTGTGGTATCGAGCCCTCGACGAGTGCGGTTACGAGTTTGACGGAAACCCCAAGGCCCTTCCCATGGGGTTGGGGAGCTGGGTGCGAAACAAGAGCATCATGTCAAagttcttttttctttggccGTTTCTCATGGTGTTCGTTGCTACGTGGATCCTCAGCAACATGCCCATTTATGCTTCCATTCCCGCAATACTCATTACCGTATTCGGCTTGCAGTATGTTGCCCAAAAGGCTGCCAGTAAGGGTCCATCCGAGTATAGGGTCCTCCAGAGAACG CCTTATTTGTCGGGGGTATTTGCTGGATCTTTGTTCTGGGTCTGTGTCAGATACGTCCTTAATGTGCTGCCAG TCACTTACTCTACAAACCCGATTCTGAACGTGTTCTTTTCGCTCTCCTTCATAACGACAACGTACTTCTACATCATCTCAATGATCGAAGACCCTGGTTATGTTCCCAAACTAGGCAGCAGGAACCAACAGAGGTCGGTCATTGCCGAGCTTTTTGAGTTGTGGAAATTCGACGAAGAAAACTTCTGTGTTTTCTGCATGATCCGAAAGCCGTTGCGTAGCAAGCATTGCAGGCGTTGCGGGCGATGTGTTGCCAAGCACGACCA CCATTGCCCCTGGATTGACAACTGCGTCGGAGCAAACAATCTGCGCCACTTCGTATTGTACATTGTTTGCCTGGAGATCGGTATAACTCTCTTCGTGCTATTGACGGTCTCCT ATATCAAGATTCTGCCGGCACCAAGTGAACTGACATGCAGCGTCATAAATGATACGCTCTGCAGCTATGTGCTCCGTGACCCGTTCACTCTCATTCTTGACTTGTGGATAAGCATTCAGCTGGTTTGGATTACAATGCTCTGTGCCGTTCAACTTGTCCAGGTGTCACGGAATCAGACAACCTATGAGAACATGCGGGGTCACTCCATTGACAGAAGTTACCCCAGCTCCCGAGCACTCGCTTCAGCCATGACAGCAGGAACAACATCGTTCGACGCAGCTGGACTTTCGGCCAGTGGACAAGGACCAAACCCACATGGTCGTGTTCGAAAGCATGGCTGTATTCAACAATGGTCGTCCCTGCTTGGCGTTGACGCCTTTTTTGCGACAGCACGGGATGGTTTGCGCGATGGACCGCGCGCAGCGCGGCCTCGGAACCCTTTCTCCCGGGGGATTGTCACCAATTGTCGAGATTTCTGGTGTGATCCGGCACCGTACTTTGGGAGGCGCGAATCCGGCGCTGCGATGCTTGAGGGTGAAATTGTCAATTATAACCGGATGTATGAAACACCCATGCGCAtgcgtggtggtggtggatcaGGATTCGGAGGTGCCTACCAGAGCGTGGCCGGCGAAGACCACGTTTGA